One region of Dysidea avara chromosome 1, odDysAvar1.4, whole genome shotgun sequence genomic DNA includes:
- the LOC136250550 gene encoding cytoplasmic dynein 2 heavy chain 1-like, producing the protein MGTFDTSWGNMRSVVKSKSCLRKLNHVLEGLDKEVLELRTKFKQHATEAAKLKLDVDKGNETIGIAENMIGKLEGEYEGWSSQVKDLKEKLDQLPKRTLLAAGFITYLSQASEGE; encoded by the exons ATGGGAACTTTTGATACTTCATGGGGGAACATGAGAAG TGTTGTGAAATCTAAAAGCTGTCTAAGAAAACTGAATCATGTTCTTGAAGGCTTAGACAAGGAAGTGTTAGAACTCAGAACAAA GTTTAAACAGCATGCTACAGAAGCAGCTAAACTCAAGTTAGATGTGGATAAGGGAAATGAGACAATTGGAATAGCTGAGAACATGATTGGTAAACTAGAAGGAGAGTACGAGGGATGGTCATCACAG GTTAAAGATCTAAAAGAAAAGTTGGACCAGTTACCCAAGAGGACATTGCTAGCAGCAGGTTTTATCACTTACCTCAGTCAGGCCTCTGAGGGAGAGTGA
- the LOC136265436 gene encoding uncharacterized protein isoform X1: MLLCIVGLYIRYQKFMDNKVYIIIFLVTAASAALTITNGPQDTTVCINQVVNCTCGFTGADPNIVVPNWRIIKRKNGVVVSDEDISGNEILRDTSVGLEWIADPLNGNSSVLRVGPVDRTDDQSSYQCSFALLNRVIESSIGTLTVLDPPSLINITVEDTGTTFITISWISTSVGSVIYTITGDVMVSFTTIDTQYTINGLTSGTSYRISVVPSVGMCQGEGKEVIVNTRVSPSIPIVQPSKSKSIVLQATTSIKDDDSESDDDGNTTLIIVFTIIIVLLIISLVITLVIIIWLCVERYHKLKYITSEVKTPVNQQQLNTDTIKMQSSPAYVPVGQDNDPNSSIVPQYDTVQVPSDHQDVPMMANPAYLTHKNI, translated from the exons ATGTTACTCTGTATTGTAGGATTATATATAAGATATCAGAAATTCATGGATAATAAAGTGTATATAATCATTTTTCTTGTTACAGCAGCATCAGCAG cTCTCACTATCACTAATGGTCCACAAGACACAACAGTGTGTATCAATCAAGtggtaaattgtacatgtggatTTACTGGAGCTGATCCTAATATTGTGGTACCAAATTGGAGAATAATAAAGAGAAAAAATGGAGTGGTTGTCAGTGATGAGGATATCAGTGGAAATGAAATTCTAAGAGACACTAGTGTTGGACTGGAGTGGATAGCTGATCCACTTAATGGAAACAGTAGTGTGTTAAGAGTTGGTCCAGTGGACAGGACTGATGATCAGTCATCATATCAGTGTAGTTTTGCATTGTTGAATAGAGTTATTGAGAGCTCTATAGGAACTCTGACAGTATTAG ATCCACCATCACTCATCAACATCACAGTGGAGGATACTGGTACCACCTTCATCACTATATCATGGATCAGTACATCAGTTGGTAGTGTGATTTACACTATAACTGGTGATGTGATGGTGTCATTTACCACGATTGATACTCAGTACACTATTAATGGACTAACCAGTGGTACATCATATAGGATCAGTGTTGTCCCTAGTGTGGGAATGTGTCAGGGAGAAGGGAAAGAAGTGATCGTGAATACCAGAGTGTCACCTAGCATACCAATAG TTCAACCTTCCAAAAGCAAGTCAATTGTTTTACAAGCTACCACTTCAATTAAAG ATGATGACAGTGAATCAGATGATGATGGGAACACAACTTTGATCATTGTATTCACTATTATCATTGTTCTCCTTATAATATCATTAGTAATAACTCTTGTCATTATTATTTGGTTGTGTGTGGAGCGTTACCACAAACTGAAGTACATCACTTCTG AAGTTAAAACTCCTGTGAACCAGCAGCAGTTAAACACAGACACAATCAAGATGCAGTCATCTCCAGCTTATGTTCCAGTAG GTCAAGATAATGATCCAAATTCTTCCATAGTACCACAATATGATACTGTACAAGTTCCTTCTGATCATCAAGATGTACCAATGATGGCTAATCCAGCTTATCTGACCCATAAGAACATCTGA
- the LOC136265436 gene encoding uncharacterized protein isoform X2 has translation MLLCIVGLYIRYQKFMDNKVYIIIFLVTAASAALTITNGPQDTTVCINQVVNCTCGFTGADPNIVVPNWRIIKRKNGVVVSDEDISGNEILRDTSVGLEWIADPLNGNSSVLRVGPVDRTDDQSSYQCSFALLNRVIESSIGTLTVLDPPSLINITVEDTGTTFITISWISTSVGSVIYTITGDVMVSFTTIDTQYTINGLTSGTSYRISVVPSVGMCQGEGKEVIVNTRVSPSIPIEVKTPVNQQQLNTDTIKMQSSPAYVPVGQDNDPNSSIVPQYDTVQVPSDHQDVPMMANPAYLTHKNI, from the exons ATGTTACTCTGTATTGTAGGATTATATATAAGATATCAGAAATTCATGGATAATAAAGTGTATATAATCATTTTTCTTGTTACAGCAGCATCAGCAG cTCTCACTATCACTAATGGTCCACAAGACACAACAGTGTGTATCAATCAAGtggtaaattgtacatgtggatTTACTGGAGCTGATCCTAATATTGTGGTACCAAATTGGAGAATAATAAAGAGAAAAAATGGAGTGGTTGTCAGTGATGAGGATATCAGTGGAAATGAAATTCTAAGAGACACTAGTGTTGGACTGGAGTGGATAGCTGATCCACTTAATGGAAACAGTAGTGTGTTAAGAGTTGGTCCAGTGGACAGGACTGATGATCAGTCATCATATCAGTGTAGTTTTGCATTGTTGAATAGAGTTATTGAGAGCTCTATAGGAACTCTGACAGTATTAG ATCCACCATCACTCATCAACATCACAGTGGAGGATACTGGTACCACCTTCATCACTATATCATGGATCAGTACATCAGTTGGTAGTGTGATTTACACTATAACTGGTGATGTGATGGTGTCATTTACCACGATTGATACTCAGTACACTATTAATGGACTAACCAGTGGTACATCATATAGGATCAGTGTTGTCCCTAGTGTGGGAATGTGTCAGGGAGAAGGGAAAGAAGTGATCGTGAATACCAGAGTGTCACCTAGCATACCAATAG AAGTTAAAACTCCTGTGAACCAGCAGCAGTTAAACACAGACACAATCAAGATGCAGTCATCTCCAGCTTATGTTCCAGTAG GTCAAGATAATGATCCAAATTCTTCCATAGTACCACAATATGATACTGTACAAGTTCCTTCTGATCATCAAGATGTACCAATGATGGCTAATCCAGCTTATCTGACCCATAAGAACATCTGA